The genomic DNA CGTCGTGCATGCGCTCGACCTCGGCGACCCAGTCGATGGGCTTGACGAAGATGGCCTCGGTCATCGCGTGGGCCAGCTCGGTGTCGATACCGCACTTGGCGGCCCAGCGGTCGACGACCTCGATGCCATCGGCCAGACGCGGGGTGTGGAAGCCGACCTCGACCTGCACGCCCTGGAAGACGGGGCTGAAGACGGCGCCGCCGCGCAGCTTGTTCTTGCGCTCGGCCTCGTCCTTCTCGGTGATCTTGCTGCAGTACAACTCGAAGCGGGCCAGCTGCTCCGGGGTGCCGGTGATGACGACGCTGCGACGGCCGTTGCGGATCGACAGGACCGGCGGCAGGACGGTGCGGACGTCCTTGGAGAAGTCTTCGAGCAGTTCGGCGATGCGCTCGGGGTCCACGTTGGTGACCGACACCATCGGCGACTTGTCGCCGCGGCCGACCATGCCGCGACGGCGCGACACGAGCGAGCCGGCGGCGCCGATGAGCTGCAGCAGGGCGAGGAGTTCGGCGTCACGGGTGCCGTTGGCCTTGAGCGCCTCGGCGGCGATGATGCCCTGCGAGTGCCCGGCGACCGCGACCGGCGGGGTGCCCGCGAGGTCCAGACCCTGACGCTGCACGGCACGGATGGCGGCCATCTGGGCCAGCAGGATGCCGGGGCCGGAGATGGCGGCGGTGGTCAGCTGCTTGGCCGAGGGCAGCGGCTCGTCGGCGGCGAGGGCGCGAACCCACTGCATGGGCTCGAAGCCGATGGGCCGCACGACGACGAGTTCGCGCGCGACGGGCTCGAGCAGCAGGGCCGCTTCGCCGACGATCTCGCTGAGCTCGGATTCGATGCCGGCCGAGCTGACGAGCTCTTCGAGGTTCTCCAGCCAGGACGCGCCCTGGCCACCGAACGCGACGGCATACGGCTCGCCGGCATTGAGCAGATCCACGAGAGCGTGCGCGCTCGCCGCCACCGCCTCGGTGTTGCCACTGGTCACATTGCGGTGCTCGTTGATCGTCATGCGTCCCTCTCGTCTTTGCCGCGCGAACCGGTCAAGGTGCTGCTTGGTCTTGGTAGTCGGCCCTGGGGCACCGCGATGCGACGTCGGATCACGTGAGGCCCGTGCTACGTCTGGCGCCCGAGTTTTCGGGTGCCGGAGAGCCGGGCCGACTGCACTAAGAGTGTCATAAGATTCGCGGCGTTTTTCGGCCGGAAATGGTTACCAACGAGTTCTACGGATCGGTAACCACCTACCTGGGTAACACCGCGTCGCGGGACTGCCCGTACCCAACAGGACAAACGTCCTGTTGGCGGCTGGTTACGGTCGAGTAGTAACAACATCGCTGATCAAAGCGGTATTGTTATCAAATCGTGACCATGCTTGTGACGGTGCCGGACCTTACTAATGAGTAGGAAAAGACCCGTTCCAGAAAACACTCGACAATGATGGTCCGTATGTCTATACAGGCGGTAAGTTACCGAGCCGCCATTTGCTGCGGTTTGATCTCGTTTTCTTAGAGCTGGGCTCCAGCTAACTACTGAGCGGTAATCTGCGCGCCCGTCAGTCCCACTGCCCGAAGCGGGGCTTGAGGATGTGGTTGATGTCGACACCGACTCCCCCGACGTGGCGCTTGTCGATCTCGACCTGATGCAGTGCCGCCGCCGGATGCGCGGCTCCACCGGGCGAGCCCCAGTTGTGCTGCCAGAAGTACGACCCCAGGCCGTCCTGCACGGCCCACTCGATGGTCTTGGAGTTGGCGTACACGCCGACCCGCTGGTGCCCCAAGACCGATTCCCAGCCGCGCAGGTACGGCGCAACCTGCGCCTTGTACTGGGCCGGAGTCGGATCGTCGTCGATCGACGCGTAGATCGGCGCCCCGACCGGACCGCCCGCCGCGGTGTGCAATGCGAACCCACGCTGGGCATGCTGCACGCCGGCGGCGTGCCCGCCCAGCCAGTCGGCCGTCGATTCCTTCCCATACTGGTAACAGGACACGATCTTCAGTCCGCCCTTGTACAAGTCACGCGCTTCCGGCAGCTCGATGGGCTTGCCCAGCATCCACGCCCCGCCGGGCCGCCGGTCCGAGACATACCGGATGGCGCCGAGCGCCCCGGCCGACCGGATATCGGAGGCGCTGAGCACCCCTGCCGCGTAGTCCAGCAACACGCCGTACGGGGCCGCCGAAGCGGTCGTCGCGCCGAGTACCGATTGCAACCCAGCTCCGAGGCCGAGCGCCGCCGGCGCGGCTGCAGCGTATTTCAGCAGGTCACGACGCGAAATTGCCACGCGTCTCAGGATATGACAGCTACCTCTTCCGGCCCGTTAGCCACACCAGTGCGCTTTTGTCCCAGGCGTGCCCGCTCAACGTCACGTTTGGCGCGCAACCGCCGCGGCGACGTGCCGGTGCCCGATGATCTCGAACCCGGCCACGCTCACCATCGGTGCCACGCTCGCCACCAACAGACAGAGCGCCATCGGCACCCCGACCGCGGCGAGCACCACCGTCGCGATCAGGACCAGCGCGGTCAGCACCACCAGCAGCAGGTGCAGGGCGTCGACCGACCGCAGCATCAGCGTGTACAGCACGTAGACCAATGCGATGTAGATGCCGACCGGGATCACCACGCTGAGCACCGTGGCCACCGACCCCAGCGCCGAGTGGTGCTGGATGTAGTACGCGGCGGTGTGCAGGCCGGCACCGGTCGCGACGATGGCGCCGTACACCGGCATGTGCAGGTACCCGAACCAGAAGCCCCGCTCGCGGTGCGCGTGCAGGGCGTCGGCCGACGGCACCATGAAGTACACCCACCACATGCCGAAGGTCAGGGCCGTGCCCGCGATCGCCAGCAGCACCGCGTCCCACGACCAGCCGTGCTCGCCGACGACAGCCGACAGTGAGGCGACCGTCCCGACGACGCCCTCGCCGACGCCCTCGCCGAGCGCGATGATCGCCAGCAGTCCGTAGCGCTCGGCGATGTGATGCGCGTGCCACGGGGTCCCGCCGCACTTGGTCTCGGCGATCATCGGGCCGCCCAGTTCGATGAGCGCCAACAGCACCCAGGCGCCCAGGGTCACCGGCACACTCGTCGGCAGGAACACCGTGCCGACCCAGCCCACCTGGACCACCGCGACGATCCAGACGTACGTCATCGCCGCTGCGCGCCGTGACGGATCTTGCTTCGCGGCGCGTAACCACTGCCCCACCAAGGCAATTCGCATCACCACGTAACCGGCGACCAGCACCGCGTTGTCGACGTGGTGGCCGTGCTCGATCGAGGCGTAGAACGCGGGCAGGCCGAGTGCCAGGACCAGGACGCCGACCATCTCGACCATCGTCATCAACCGGAACACCCAGTCATCGGTGTCGTACGCCGAGGCGAACCAGGTGAAGTTGATCCACGCCAGACAGATCGCGAAGGTGGAAAACACGAACCCCGTGATGCCGGCGCCGACGTGGCCCGCGGCCAGCATGTGCGACAGCTCCGACGCCGCGACTCCGAACGCCACGACGAAGGTCAGGTCGAACAGCAGCTCCAGAGGCGTCGCGACGCGGTGCCTTTCGTGCGGATCGCGGCCCCGCATCGGCGTCAACCGATGTGCGCGCACCGAACTGTGTGGGTCAGGAGCGTCCTGTTCAGCCCCATCCATGCCGTGGTCCCTTCAGCGAATCCGGGCCCCGTCCGGGCCGCGTCACGGTAAGCCTGCCGCAGATCCCCGCTCCCGTCCCACTACCGTGAAGACGTGTCCGCTCCCCCGATCGCCGTCGGCGTCGTTCTTGCCGCCGGTATCGGATCGCGTGTCGGGGCCGACGGCAACAAGGCCTATCTGCAGTTGGCCGGCCGCAGCATGGTGGCGTGGTCGGTGGCGGCCGTGGCCGCCGGTCCCCAGATCGCCCGCACCATCCTGGTGTTCCGGCGCGGTGAGCGCGATCAGGTCGCGGCGCTCATGGCCGACGAACTCCCGGGAACCACAGTCGAATTCGTCGAAGGCGGCGACTCCCGGCACGGCTCCGAACACAACGTGCTGAGCTACCTCGCGGCGGACATCGAAGCCGGCACGGTCGACGTCGTGCTGATCCACGACGCCGCCCGGCCGCTGGCCGGTGCCGACCTGATGGACACCGCCGTCACCACGGCACGAGAGCGGGGCGGCGCCATTCCGGTGCTGCCGTCGGGCGACGTGTTGCGCCTGACCGAGCACGGCCTCAGCGCCATCGACCAGGCGCTGGTTCGGGTGCAGACGCCGCAGGCATTCCGGGCCGCGCCGCTGTGGCAGGCCTACGTCGCCGCGGCCGCCACCGGTTTCGAGGGCACCGACACGTCGTCGTGTGTGGAGCGCTTCACTGATGTCGAGGTCCACGCGATCGCCGGGTCGGCACAGAATTTCAAGGTGACGTTCGCACACGACGTGCAGGTCGCCGAGCGTCTGCTCAGCCGGCGCTGACAATCGCTTCCAGCAGTTCCCGGTCATGCGCGAGGTCGACCGCGAAGGCGTTGGGGTCGCCGTCGACGGTACCGACGTTGAGACCGGCCGAGAGCAGAGCGGGAAGGTCGTCGGGTGCAAAGCTGGCCAGCACCGCGGCGGTGTAGCCCCGCGGGTACTGCGCGGTGACGAGTTCCGACCGGTCCACGTTGCCCAGTACAATGCCTTTTGCGGCAACACTTTTCACGCTGTCGGTCATCGTCAGCACCGGCAGCACGACGTCGTGATCCGCGAGCCCCGCCGCCACGCGTACCGCCAGTTCGGCGGGAGCCAGCGGGTAGCGCACATCGTGCACCAGGATCGCGTCCCCCTCGGCGGGAAGCCCCGGCGCGGCAAGCACGGGCACACCACTCAGGCCATGAGCCGCAAGGCATTCCGTAGCGGCTGCGGCCAAGTCTTCGGTGGCCACCACCGTCACGGGCGCCACGCCGCGGACCGCGCGCACGGCCCGCACCAGCGCCGGCTCACCCGCGATCGGCGCGGTGAAGTCAGCCGGCGCGAGCGCTGCGGGCACCGTCACGATCGCCGAAAGAGTCACCGCGCCACCCTATCGTCGGTTGGCTGCTCCCCCTGGCCGCTCCGGAGAAATAAGCCGGCGCGCGGTCACATCCAGCAGAAATCCCAGCGCTCCGATCACCACGATCACCGCCACCACCTGGTCATAGGCCAGCTGGTCGCGGGCGTTGAGCACCTGGTAGCCCAGACCCGAACGCACGCCGAGCATTTCCGCCGGGACCAGCACCACCCAGGCGATTCCCAGGGCCACGCGCACGCCTGTCTGCAGCTGTCCCCGGATAGCCGGCAACACCACGGCGGTGATGAGCTCCCACCGGGTGGCATGGAACGACCGCGCCACGTCCAGGTAGCCCGGGTCGACGGCACGGACCCCGGCCACGGTGTTGATCAACACAGGCCATACGGCGGCCACCGCGATCAGGAAGATCACCGGCTCGTTGCCGATGCCGAACACGGCCACGGCGATGGGTGCCCAGGACAGCGGCGAAATCATCCGCACGAACTGGACGAGCGGCGCGGCCGCCCGCTCGGCCGTGGCGCTGAGCCCGAGCAGCAGGCCGGCCGGAATCCCGATGACGACCGCCACCGCCAGACCGATCACCAACCGCCACAGGCTGATCCCGATGTCGGGCAGCAGGACACCACGGGCGAACAGGTCGACGACCGCGGGCGCCACGCGCTGCGGGGCGGCCTGACGCAGCAGCGAGTGCGGTGCGGACAGCACGGTCGTCGTCAACCACCAGAGACCGACCGCGACGACGACGGCGCCGGCCGGCGGGGCCCAGCGGCGCACCGCCACCGGCGGATCGATCACCGCGCGGACGGGTGTCGTGGTCATGTCAGCTCCAATTGCTCGGTTCGGGTGTAGCCACCACTGAGGCCGAAGGCGGCCGGACCGCCATGGGCCGCAATGGAATTGCGGACGAAAGTGTCGTCGACAAGGTCGCCGTGCACGGTGGTGGGGTCCAACCGGTCGAGGAAGCGCCGGTCGCCGTCGATGACGGTGTCGTGCATGGCCGACACCAGCTCACTGGTGAAGCTCGGGAACGGGAACGGCTGAAAGCCGAGCCGCTGCGGCTGCCACTCCGGGTGATGCAGCGGGTAGGGCGCGGTGGGATACGTCATCGCCAGCGTGATCGCCGGCACCGGCTGGGGCAGGTAGCGCCCGCCGCCGAGTTTCGCCGCGGCCGCCTTCCGATCGTTCGACAGCGCGAGTTGCGCCGTCACCACCGCGTCCGTGAGCTGCTGCACTGCCGCCGGCCGACTGCTGATGACGTCGTCCCGAGTGACCAGAGCGCAGCAGGCATGGTCGCGCCACACATCGCCGAGGAAGGTGTGGATGCGCCCGATCTTCTTGGTCTGGGCCATCGCGTTGAACGGGTCGGCGACGACGTAGCCGCCGATGGTGCCGGTGGCCAGCGCCGGCACCATGTCCGACGGACTCATGACGACGAGTTCCACGGTGCGGTCGGCCCGCGACGCCGACCGCCGGATCACCGGTTGCAATCCGTTGGCCCGCAACAACTTCTGCAGCACGATGTTGTGAATCGACCACCAGAACGGGATCGCCAGCTGCGAACCCGCAAGGTCCGGCAACTCCCGGATGTGCGGTGCGACCGTCAGTGCCGAGCCATTGGTGTGGTTCCAGCCGAGTACCCGGACGCCGCCACCGAGCGCATAGCGCAGCTGCACCGCCATCGGCATCAGCAGGTGCACAACGTCGAGTTGGCGATTCAGGAATGCCTCACCCAGCGCCGCCCAGCTCCGGAACAGCACCGGCTTGCCGACACCGGCCGGATACAACCCGGCGGAATGCGCCAACAACAGCGGTGCGGCGTCGGTGATCGGCAGATAACCCACCCGCAGCGGCCCGCCGGCGGTCGAATCGGTGGTGGCACTGTGCGCCAGGTCCGCCAGGCCGAAGGCGCCACCGGCGGCCGCCGCCGCGGCGATCAGGACCTGCCGTCGCGAGATCAGCAGTCTGCTCATGCCACCCACAGTTCGGAAACCCGGTAATGACTGAGGATTTCGTCACGCAGACCCGACCGGTCCGCCTCGCCCAGGCGCCATTGACGCTGAATGCGGCCGCCATCCGCCAGCAGTACAACACGCTGCGCCAGGGCCAGCGCCTCCTCGACGTCATGGGTGACCAGCAGCACCGTCACGCCCAATTCGGTTGTGAGTGTGGCCAACCACTGCTGCAGGTCGGCACGCGTCGCGGGGTCAAGCGCGCTGAACGGTTCGTCGAGCAGAAGCACCTGGGGCCGGGTCGCGACGGCGCGCAGGATGGCCACCCGCTGGGCCTGCCCGCCGGACAGCTGGTCGGGATAGCGGTCGGCCAGGCTATCGACGCCGAAGCGCCGCATCAGCTCTGCCGCGTAATCCGCGTCGAATCCCTTGCGCCGGTACACGAATCGCTTTGCATAGGAGACGTTGCCCTGCACCGTCAGCCACGGCAGTAGCAACGCGTCCTGGAAGACCACCCCGATGTGCGGACGCTCGCCGCCGGCGGGCCAGCTGACGGTTCCCGAGCTCAGCGATTCCAGGCCGGCCAGCACCCGGAGCAGGGTCGACTTCCCGCTGCCGCTACGCCCGAGAACCGCGACGAATTCTCCGGACTCGACAGCAAGATCGATGTCGTCGAGAACGACGCTGTCGCCAAATCGCTTGGTGCCCGCGGCTATCCGTACTGCTTCAGTTCCCACCTGAGTTGTCCTTCCGATGGTGATTGCACGGGCAGGAAGGCCGCTTCGCGGAACCGGCGGTTGGCCGCCGTCCCCGCGCGGTAGCCCTGGCCACCGGCCAGGGCCGACTCCAGTCGGGTCGCCCCCACCGCGGTGTTGGCGGCGTCCAGTCGGAGCCGGATCACCTCGGCCACATCGGCTTCCCCTGGCGCCGTGGCGAACTCGTACAGCCGTCGACGATTGCGTTCGGCCTGCGACACCAGGTCGGCGAGGTCGCCGTCGAACTGGGCGGCCAGGCCGTCGGTCGCCCGGCCGGCCGCCGTCAGCGCCGCCCCGGTGACGCCGACGCAGAACGCGGTCTGCAACAGTAGGAACGTCGGCTTGATCCCGCGGACGAAGCCGGTGAGGTCGGCGCTGATGATGCGGTCGGCGTGCACCTCGACCTCTTCCAGGCGCAGTGATGTCGACCCGGTGCTGCCCAACGCCATGAGCGCGGGCGCCGGATCGATCACCACGCCGACCGCGCTCACGTCGACCGCGACGACATACAGCCGGCCCGCGGCCGTCCGTGCCGGCAATACGATCAACGCGTCGTCAAAGACGTTGGATGCCCAGCGGATCGGTCCGTTGAGCCGCAGACCACGACGCGTCTCCCCCGCGAAGATCGGGAGCTGTCCGAGGCCCGCCACATGCTTGAGCCCGGCGGCCATGGCGGTCACGCCGGGGCGGCGTGCGGTGCGCAACGCCTCCGACAGGTCCGGCCGGTCGGCGAGGTAGTGAATCGCCATCTGGTGCGCCCAGGCCGAGAATCCGGCGGCGAGGCTCACCGCCGACACCTGCTCGATAACCCGCACCGTGTCGGGCAGGTCCGGCAGGCCGAACAATCCGGCCGCGCCGAGGGCGCGCAGGTCGTCACGGACGTCGGTCTGCCCCGCGTCGAGGTCACCGGCCCGGGCGTCCACCCCGGCGGTGACGTCCGCCAGTCGGGTTGCGACGTCGTCGGATACCAAAGTCGTCATCGTCCACCGCTTTCCAGTCCGTACAACCGATCGATCGGGGTCTGCACAGCCACGCGCGCCCGCCGTACCGCGTCCTCGTCCGGCGCGTCGTAGAAACACAGGCACTTGTCCATGTCGACCCGCACGTAGGTGCGCAGGAAGCTGACTTCGGGCACCTCCGCGTATTTGGGCGCGTTGGCTTTCTTGCGGCTCAGGTAGCTGTCCATGTCCAGGTCGGCGGGCAGGTCCCACTCGACCAGGTATCCGGCCGTGGGGCGGACTGCTTTCAGCTGGTCCAATTCCGCGCCGACGAGTCGCACCTCGTGCGGACCGGTCAGTTCGGCCGCCCCGACTGACGACGCCTCGATCTGCAGCGGACCGCCGACGAGCTCAGCCACGACGAACAACCGGTGCTGGCCGGTCACCTGAGCCTCGATGAGTTCGCCGCCGGCCCGGTGCACTTCGGCGTCGACGGTCTTGATGGCCTGGTCGACCTCGGCCCGGCCGGGCAGTCCTGCGATTTCGTAGAGGTACAGCGTCACGGTGTGTTCCTGTTCGTCGGGCGTCGATGACATCACGACGCTCGCATGAACAGACCGGTCTGTCTATCGAGGTTTCTCGGCTATGGTGCAGCTATGAGCGCGACCCGCACCCGCCGCCCGGACCGGCCGGCGCCCCGCACCGACGCCGCCGGACCAGCCCAGCGGCTGCTCGATACCGCATCGAATCTCTTTGCCGCGCAGGGCATTCGCGCTGTGGGCATCGACACCATCCTGCGCGAGGCGGGCGTCGCCAAGGCCAGCCTCTACAGCTCGTACGGGTCGAAGGACGCGTTGGTGATCGCGTACCTGAACCGATTGGATCAGGCTGATCGCAACCGCTGGGAAGCGAAGACTTCCGGCATCGACGACCCGGTCGACAAGCTGCTGTCGTTCTTCGACCTCGCGGCCGCCGCGGCACGCAAGCGCCAGTTCCGGGGCTGTCTCTACGCCAACGCGGCCACCGAGTTTCCCGGCGACACCCTCGAACCGGTGCGCGCCCATAGGTTGTGGATGCGCCGGCTGCTGACCGAGCTGCTGCGCGACGCCGAGGTGCCCGACGCCGCCGCGGTTGCCCAGCGCATCCAGCTGATCTACGACGGTGCCCTCACCGCGTCCAAACTCGAACGATCAGCCGCGCCCATCACCCTGGCCCGGCAGATGGCGCTCGAGCTCGTCACGTCTGCTCGCGAGCAGACGTAAAGCTGTCGCAAAACGCTGGATTTTGACAGTTTTACGTCTGCTCGCGAGAGAGCCGCTAGTTACTTGGCAGCCGCTGGCTGAATCCCGATGGCCGCCAGCCGTCGCTCGGACGCCTCCGGGCGGACGAACTTCGGCCACCAGAACCACCTGCCGAGTATTGCCGCGATGGCCGGGGTCATGAACGACCGGACGATCAGGGTGTCGAACAGCAGGCCCAGCGCGATGGTGGTGCCGACCTGCGCCATGACCTTCAGGTCGCTGAAGGCGAACGACGCCATGGTGGCCGCGAACACCAGACCCGCCGAGGTGACCACCGATCCGGTGCCCGCCATCGAGCGGATGATGCCGGTCTTCAGACCGCCCGACAGCTCTTCCTTGAACCGGGACACCAGTAGCAGGTTGTAGTCGGAGCCCACCGCGAGCAGCAGGATGACCGACATGGGCAGCACCATCCAGTGCAGCTCGAGGCCAAGGAGGTGCTGCCACAACAGCACCGACATGCCGAACGACGCGCCCAGCGACAGCAGCACGGTGCCGACGATCACGGCCGCCGCGACCATGCTTCGCGTGATGAGCAGCATGATGATGAAAATCAGTGACACCGCTGCGATTCCGGCGATCATCAGGTCGTACTGCGCGCCGTCGTGCATATCCTTGTACGTGGCAGCGGTACCGGCCAGATAGATCTTGGAGCCCTCCAGCGGCGTGCCCTTGATGGCTTCCTTTGCGGCCTGTTTGATCGGGTCGACGTGCGCGATGCCGTCGGGCGTCGCCGGGTCGCCTTCGTGCTGAATGATGAAGCGGACCGACTTGCCGTCCGGCGAGATGAAGTTCTTCATGCCGCGCTTGAAGTCCTTGTTGTCGAAGGCTTCCGGTGGCAGGTAGAAGGAATCGTCATTGAGCGAGTTGTCGAATGCCTCGCCCATCGCCGCCGCGTTGTCCGACGCCGCCGCACGCTGATCCACCTGACCCTTCTGGGTCTGATACATGGACAGCATGTACTGCTTCATGTTCTTCATGACCTCGATCTGAGGCGGCATCACCGTGACCATCTCGGCCGTCAGCTTGTCCATCTTCATCAGATCCGGAACCAGCGTCTGGATGTCGTCGGTCATGACGTCGATGCCGTCGAGGGTGTCGAACAGCGCCCGCGTCGACCAGCACATCGGGATGTCGTAGCAGTGCGGTTCCCAGTACAGGTAATTGCGGATGGGCCGCAGGAAGTCGTCGAAATCGGAGATGTGGTCCCGCAAGTCGGCGACGTCGAGCGCCATGTTGGCGGTCTTCATCGACATGTCATGCGTGGTGGCGGCCATCTGCGTGGTGATGGACTGCATCTTGGTCATCGTGTCGATGCTGACCTGCATGTCGTTGGCCTGCTGCAGCATGTTGGCCATCGAGTCCAGCTGATACTTCTCCGTCATCTTCGAGGTGACGGACTGCATGCCCATGATGAACGGAATCGTCGTGTGCTTGATGGGTTTTCCGTCGGGCCGGGTGATCGTCTGGACGCGCGCGACACCCGGGGTGTGCACGATGGCCCGGGCGATCTTGTTGATCACCAGGAAGTCGGCCGAGTTCCGCAGGTCGTGGTCGCTCTGCACCATCAGCAGCTCGGGGTTCATCCGCGATGCGCTGAAATGCCTTTCGGCGGCGGCATATCCGACGTTGGCGGTCAGCTCGGCCGGCACGTAGCGGCGGGCGTCGTAGTTCGTCTTGTAGCCGGGCAGCGTCACCAGTCCGACGAGGGCAAGCGCCAGCGTGGCGACGAGCACCGGGCCGGGCCAGCGCACCACCAGCACACCGACGCGGCGCCAGCCACGAGAGTGGATGGCGCGCTTGGGTTCGAAGCGCCCGAAGCGGCTACCGATCTTGATGACGGCGGGCCCGAGTGTCAGCGCCGCGAGGACAGCGACGAGCGTGCCGATCGCGCAGGGCACGCCCATGGTCTGGAAGTACGGCAGTCGCGTGAAGCTCAGGCAGAGCATGGCGCCGGCGATCGTCAAACCCGATCCCAGCACCACGTGCGCCGTCCCACGGAACATCGTGTCGTAGGCCTGTACGCGCTCTTCTTTGTCGCCGCGCGCTTCCTGGTAACGGCCGATGGCGAAGATGGCGTAGTCGGTGCCCGCCGCGATCACCATCAGGGTCAGGAGGTTCACCGCGAACGTCGAGAGTCCGATGACGTTGGCGTCGGCCAGGAACGCGACGACGCCGCGGGCAGCGCCGAGTTCGAGGAACACCATCAGCAGGATCAGGATCATCGTCATGATCGACCGGTAGACGAACAGCAGCATCACGGCGATCACCACCAGGGTGATGATCGTGACCTTGGTGACGCTCTTGTCGCCGGCGTGGTGCTGGTCCGACACCAGCGGGGCGCCGCCGGTGACGTACACGTGCAGGCCGGCCGGCGGCTTGGAGTCGGCGACGATCTGCCGGACCGAGGCGACGGAGTCGTTGGCCTTCGTCTCACCCTGATTGCCACGGAGGTAGACCTGGACGTACGCGGCCCTGCCGTCGGCGCTCTGTGAGCCGACGGCGGTGAGCGGGTCACTCCAGAAGTCCGCGACATGCTCGACATGCGCGGTGTTGGCCGTCAGCTTCGCGACGAGACCGTCGTAGTAGTGGTGCGCCTCGGCGCCGAGCGGTTGGTCGCCCTCGAGAACGATCATCGCGTTGCTGTCGGAGTCGAACTCCTGGAAGTTCGCGCCGATCTGCTTCATCGCGATCATCGCCGGGCCGTCCTTGGCGCTGAGCCCGACGGTGTGCTCCTCACCGACCTTCTCCAGCGGTGGGACCAGCGTGTTCGTGGCGACATTGAGCGCGAACCAGCCGATCACGATGGGCACCGCGAGGACCCAGATCAGGTGACCGATCCTGGATCGCTCGGTGTTGGTGGCACTCACTCGGGGCACCCTTCCATCAGGCCCGGTAGGTCCATGGAGATGGAGCTCGGCGGCGTTACACATTCACTGTCGCGCGAAATATACCTAGCCCACCAAACTTTTAGCCATACCGACGGCACAAAAAGCCCTCTACCTCCCGCGAAATGGGACAAATCGGGACCTTTCCGCCCGTTTTCGGCCGTAGCGTTGACGCTGTGGAAAATTCTCCGGCCGACACCTTCGGCAAGCGCTACGGCGAAGTCCTGCTGGTCTCCCAGACGCCGACGGGGCCGCAGGTTGCGGTGTTCAA from Mycolicibacterium phocaicum includes the following:
- a CDS encoding ABC transporter substrate-binding protein → MSRLLISRRQVLIAAAAAAGGAFGLADLAHSATTDSTAGGPLRVGYLPITDAAPLLLAHSAGLYPAGVGKPVLFRSWAALGEAFLNRQLDVVHLLMPMAVQLRYALGGGVRVLGWNHTNGSALTVAPHIRELPDLAGSQLAIPFWWSIHNIVLQKLLRANGLQPVIRRSASRADRTVELVVMSPSDMVPALATGTIGGYVVADPFNAMAQTKKIGRIHTFLGDVWRDHACCALVTRDDVISSRPAAVQQLTDAVVTAQLALSNDRKAAAAKLGGGRYLPQPVPAITLAMTYPTAPYPLHHPEWQPQRLGFQPFPFPSFTSELVSAMHDTVIDGDRRFLDRLDPTTVHGDLVDDTFVRNSIAAHGGPAAFGLSGGYTRTEQLELT
- a CDS encoding acyl-CoA dehydrogenase family protein; the encoded protein is MTTLVSDDVATRLADVTAGVDARAGDLDAGQTDVRDDLRALGAAGLFGLPDLPDTVRVIEQVSAVSLAAGFSAWAHQMAIHYLADRPDLSEALRTARRPGVTAMAAGLKHVAGLGQLPIFAGETRRGLRLNGPIRWASNVFDDALIVLPARTAAGRLYVVAVDVSAVGVVIDPAPALMALGSTGSTSLRLEEVEVHADRIISADLTGFVRGIKPTFLLLQTAFCVGVTGAALTAAGRATDGLAAQFDGDLADLVSQAERNRRRLYEFATAPGEADVAEVIRLRLDAANTAVGATRLESALAGGQGYRAGTAANRRFREAAFLPVQSPSEGQLRWELKQYG
- a CDS encoding DUF1906 domain-containing protein codes for the protein MAISRRDLLKYAAAAPAALGLGAGLQSVLGATTASAAPYGVLLDYAAGVLSASDIRSAGALGAIRYVSDRRPGGAWMLGKPIELPEARDLYKGGLKIVSCYQYGKESTADWLGGHAAGVQHAQRGFALHTAAGGPVGAPIYASIDDDPTPAQYKAQVAPYLRGWESVLGHQRVGVYANSKTIEWAVQDGLGSYFWQHNWGSPGGAAHPAAALHQVEIDKRHVGGVGVDINHILKPRFGQWD
- a CDS encoding IspD/TarI family cytidylyltransferase, whose protein sequence is MTLSAIVTVPAALAPADFTAPIAGEPALVRAVRAVRGVAPVTVVATEDLAAAATECLAAHGLSGVPVLAAPGLPAEGDAILVHDVRYPLAPAELAVRVAAGLADHDVVLPVLTMTDSVKSVAAKGIVLGNVDRSELVTAQYPRGYTAAVLASFAPDDLPALLSAGLNVGTVDGDPNAFAVDLAHDRELLEAIVSAG
- a CDS encoding low temperature requirement protein A, which codes for MRGRDPHERHRVATPLELLFDLTFVVAFGVAASELSHMLAAGHVGAGITGFVFSTFAICLAWINFTWFASAYDTDDWVFRLMTMVEMVGVLVLALGLPAFYASIEHGHHVDNAVLVAGYVVMRIALVGQWLRAAKQDPSRRAAAMTYVWIVAVVQVGWVGTVFLPTSVPVTLGAWVLLALIELGGPMIAETKCGGTPWHAHHIAERYGLLAIIALGEGVGEGVVGTVASLSAVVGEHGWSWDAVLLAIAGTALTFGMWWVYFMVPSADALHAHRERGFWFGYLHMPVYGAIVATGAGLHTAAYYIQHHSALGSVATVLSVVIPVGIYIALVYVLYTLMLRSVDALHLLLVVLTALVLIATVVLAAVGVPMALCLLVASVAPMVSVAGFEIIGHRHVAAAVARQT
- a CDS encoding ABC transporter ATP-binding protein; this encodes MGTEAVRIAAGTKRFGDSVVLDDIDLAVESGEFVAVLGRSGSGKSTLLRVLAGLESLSSGTVSWPAGGERPHIGVVFQDALLLPWLTVQGNVSYAKRFVYRRKGFDADYAAELMRRFGVDSLADRYPDQLSGGQAQRVAILRAVATRPQVLLLDEPFSALDPATRADLQQWLATLTTELGVTVLLVTHDVEEALALAQRVVLLADGGRIQRQWRLGEADRSGLRDEILSHYRVSELWVA
- a CDS encoding ABC transporter permease — protein: MTTTPVRAVIDPPVAVRRWAPPAGAVVVAVGLWWLTTTVLSAPHSLLRQAAPQRVAPAVVDLFARGVLLPDIGISLWRLVIGLAVAVVIGIPAGLLLGLSATAERAAAPLVQFVRMISPLSWAPIAVAVFGIGNEPVIFLIAVAAVWPVLINTVAGVRAVDPGYLDVARSFHATRWELITAVVLPAIRGQLQTGVRVALGIAWVVLVPAEMLGVRSGLGYQVLNARDQLAYDQVVAVIVVIGALGFLLDVTARRLISPERPGGAANRR
- a CDS encoding IspD/TarI family cytidylyltransferase, whose product is MSAPPIAVGVVLAAGIGSRVGADGNKAYLQLAGRSMVAWSVAAVAAGPQIARTILVFRRGERDQVAALMADELPGTTVEFVEGGDSRHGSEHNVLSYLAADIEAGTVDVVLIHDAARPLAGADLMDTAVTTARERGGAIPVLPSGDVLRLTEHGLSAIDQALVRVQTPQAFRAAPLWQAYVAAAATGFEGTDTSSCVERFTDVEVHAIAGSAQNFKVTFAHDVQVAERLLSRR